Proteins encoded within one genomic window of Cryptosporangium aurantiacum:
- a CDS encoding SAM-dependent methyltransferase has product MPDTTAPPRLRSLEFHSPLSPERAQRLVDRLVDRLAPAEPSTVLDVGSGWGALLLRLLDAAPGATGVGIDLNADDLARGREIAGARGLSGRVEFAEESGIGTTRGPADVVLCVGSGHALTAAPGDFAGALRELRRLVAPGGRVLYGEGFWQRTPTDDELARMWPDAAAHDHFDLAGLVDLAVAAGFRPLWIETATEDEWEQFESGYQADLEEWLAANPAHPEAADLRERADRHRASWLAGYRNILNMAYLTLVPVAEN; this is encoded by the coding sequence ATGCCTGACACCACCGCGCCGCCACGGCTGCGCAGCCTGGAGTTCCACAGCCCGCTCTCGCCGGAGCGCGCCCAGCGGCTCGTCGACCGGCTCGTCGACCGGCTCGCGCCGGCCGAGCCGTCGACCGTGCTCGACGTCGGCAGCGGCTGGGGCGCGCTGCTGCTGCGCCTGCTGGACGCCGCGCCGGGCGCCACTGGCGTCGGTATCGACCTCAACGCCGACGACCTGGCCCGCGGCCGCGAGATCGCCGGTGCCCGTGGCTTGTCCGGCCGGGTGGAGTTCGCCGAGGAGTCCGGCATCGGCACCACCCGCGGCCCGGCGGACGTCGTCCTCTGCGTCGGGTCGGGACACGCGCTGACCGCGGCTCCCGGCGACTTCGCCGGAGCGCTCCGCGAGCTGCGCCGCCTGGTCGCCCCCGGCGGCCGGGTGCTCTACGGCGAGGGCTTCTGGCAGCGCACGCCCACCGACGACGAGCTGGCCCGGATGTGGCCGGACGCCGCCGCGCACGACCACTTCGACCTCGCGGGCCTCGTCGATCTGGCGGTCGCGGCCGGGTTCCGGCCACTGTGGATCGAGACGGCCACCGAGGACGAGTGGGAGCAGTTCGAATCCGGCTATCAGGCCGACCTGGAGGAGTGGCTGGCCGCGAACCCGGCCCACCCGGAGGCCGCGGATCTGCGGGAGCGCGCCGATCGGCATCGCGCGAGCTGGCTCGCCGGCTACCGGAACATCCTGAACATGGCTTATCTGACGCTGGTGCCGGTCGCGGAAAACTAA
- a CDS encoding NUDIX hydrolase: MRWRRRFAVVPAAYVLLRRGDDDRVLMQLRQNTGFLDGHWAIGAAGHVEAGESVLDAACREAAEELGVQVRPDDLVPLCVMHRTRNTRAAVDERVDFFFECRRWDGEPDRREPDRAAELRWVALDALPDPVVPHERHVLERWRDGTLTPVVPYGFG; the protein is encoded by the coding sequence GTGCGGTGGCGACGACGATTTGCGGTGGTGCCTGCGGCCTACGTGCTCCTCCGGCGCGGCGACGACGACCGGGTGCTCATGCAACTGCGGCAGAACACCGGCTTCCTCGACGGCCACTGGGCGATCGGCGCGGCCGGGCACGTCGAAGCAGGCGAATCCGTGCTCGACGCGGCCTGCCGGGAAGCAGCAGAGGAACTCGGTGTTCAGGTTCGGCCGGACGATCTGGTGCCGCTCTGCGTGATGCACAGGACCCGGAACACCCGCGCGGCGGTCGACGAACGGGTCGACTTCTTCTTCGAGTGCCGACGGTGGGACGGCGAACCGGACCGGCGCGAGCCCGATCGCGCCGCTGAGCTGCGGTGGGTGGCGCTCGACGCCCTGCCGGATCCGGTGGTGCCGCACGAGCGGCACGTGCTGGAGCGCTGGCGCGACGGCACACTGACGCCGGTGGTCCCGTACGGCTTCGGATAA
- the iolC gene encoding 5-dehydro-2-deoxygluconokinase encodes MDNEAPAQLNVLTMGRIGVDVYPLQVGRSLREVETFGKYLGGSATNVAVAAARYGRRSAVITRTGADPFGEFLHDALRRFGVDDRYVTPVEGLPTPVTFCEIFPPDDFPLYFYRLPTAPDLQIRADELDLDAVRRADVFWVTGTGLSQEPSRSATLAALDARGRNGITVLDLDYRPMFWASRELAGRRIAEALPHVNVAVGNLDECETAVGVRVPREAAAALHDRGVDLAIVKQGPAGVLASDRSGEVEVPPVPVEVVNGLGAGDAFGGALCHGLLSGWDLEYTMRFCNAAGALVASRLACADAMPSADEVEQLLGDVSRSGAASTGGR; translated from the coding sequence GTGGACAACGAAGCCCCGGCTCAGCTGAACGTGTTGACGATGGGCCGGATCGGGGTGGACGTCTACCCGCTCCAGGTCGGCCGCTCGTTGCGCGAGGTCGAGACGTTCGGCAAGTACTTGGGCGGTAGCGCGACGAACGTCGCGGTGGCCGCCGCCCGCTACGGGCGCCGGAGTGCGGTGATCACCCGCACCGGGGCCGATCCGTTCGGCGAGTTCCTGCACGACGCGCTGCGCCGGTTCGGCGTCGACGATCGGTACGTCACCCCGGTCGAGGGCTTACCGACGCCGGTGACGTTCTGCGAGATCTTCCCGCCGGACGACTTCCCGCTGTACTTCTACCGGCTTCCGACCGCGCCCGACCTGCAGATCCGCGCCGACGAGCTGGATCTGGACGCGGTCCGGCGCGCCGACGTGTTCTGGGTGACCGGCACCGGCCTGTCCCAGGAGCCCAGCCGCTCGGCCACGCTGGCGGCGCTCGATGCCCGCGGGCGGAACGGCATCACGGTTCTGGACCTGGACTACCGCCCGATGTTCTGGGCGTCCCGTGAGCTGGCCGGGCGCCGAATCGCCGAAGCCCTGCCGCACGTCAACGTCGCGGTCGGCAACCTCGACGAGTGTGAGACCGCGGTCGGCGTCCGTGTGCCACGGGAGGCCGCGGCGGCGCTCCACGACCGGGGCGTCGACCTCGCGATCGTGAAACAGGGGCCGGCCGGTGTGCTGGCGTCCGACCGGAGCGGGGAGGTCGAGGTCCCGCCGGTCCCGGTCGAGGTCGTCAACGGGCTCGGCGCGGGCGACGCGTTCGGTGGTGCGCTCTGCCACGGCCTGCTCAGCGGCTGGGACCTGGAGTACACGATGCGGTTCTGCAATGCCGCGGGCGCGCTCGTCGCCTCGCGCCTGGCGTGTGCGGACGCGATGCCGAGCGCCGACGAGGTCGAGCAACTGCTGGGGGACGTCAGCCGATCCGGCGCAGCCAGCACCGGTGGCCGTTGA
- a CDS encoding NAD(P)-binding domain-containing protein, translated as MTTVGFIGSGHIGGTVARLAVAAGYDVVLSNSRGPETLADLVAELGPRARAATASEAAAAGDLVVVSIPLGAYQKVPVEPLAGKPVIDTNNYYPQRDGQIPELDDASTTSSELLQRHLPTSHVVKVFNNIFWRSLHSLARPAGAPDRSALAVAGDDADAKATVVGFLDAIGYDAVDAGPLAEGARYQPGTFAYGGIYAGDSLEDAVRGPAEKVRAALAGRAATG; from the coding sequence ATGACGACTGTGGGATTCATCGGCAGCGGACACATCGGCGGCACCGTCGCCCGGCTCGCCGTCGCGGCCGGGTACGACGTGGTGCTGAGCAACTCGCGCGGGCCGGAGACGCTGGCAGACCTGGTAGCCGAACTCGGGCCGCGAGCCCGAGCGGCCACCGCGAGCGAGGCCGCCGCGGCGGGCGACCTGGTCGTGGTGTCGATCCCGCTGGGGGCGTACCAGAAGGTGCCAGTCGAGCCGCTGGCGGGCAAGCCGGTCATCGACACGAACAACTACTACCCGCAGCGCGACGGCCAGATCCCCGAGCTCGACGACGCCTCGACCACAAGCAGCGAACTCCTTCAGCGGCACCTGCCGACGTCGCACGTCGTCAAGGTGTTCAACAACATCTTCTGGAGGTCGCTGCACTCGCTCGCGCGCCCCGCGGGCGCGCCGGACCGGTCCGCCCTCGCCGTCGCCGGTGACGACGCGGACGCCAAGGCCACCGTGGTCGGATTCCTCGACGCGATCGGGTACGACGCGGTGGACGCCGGGCCGCTGGCCGAGGGCGCGCGTTACCAGCCGGGCACGTTCGCCTACGGCGGTATCTACGCGGGCGACTCGCTGGAGGACGCCGTCCGCGGCCCCGCCGAGAAGGTGCGTGCCGCGCTCGCCGGGCGGGCCGCAACCGGCTGA
- a CDS encoding pyridoxamine 5'-phosphate oxidase family protein, whose amino-acid sequence MEDARKLLEDYVSSGKVIQLATLDPSGAPVVCNLWFASAFAPDRIWFMSRPNREHCANLRADARVAGAILAIELEGIEQDVRGVTFVGEARELPTVGIDDEIAGYASRWPEASDAIAPEALAAGLTPHRLYEIAVARWVLFDELYYPEQPRQPVAARPASAARTFSAGPRTASSSESPA is encoded by the coding sequence GTGGAGGACGCCCGCAAGCTCCTGGAGGACTACGTCAGCTCCGGCAAAGTGATCCAGCTGGCCACACTGGACCCGAGCGGTGCGCCGGTGGTGTGCAATCTCTGGTTCGCCAGCGCGTTCGCGCCCGACCGCATCTGGTTCATGTCCCGCCCGAACCGCGAGCACTGCGCGAACTTACGCGCCGATGCGCGCGTGGCCGGCGCGATCCTCGCGATCGAGCTGGAGGGCATCGAGCAGGACGTCCGTGGCGTGACGTTCGTCGGTGAGGCGCGCGAGCTACCGACCGTCGGTATCGACGACGAGATCGCCGGCTACGCGAGCCGCTGGCCGGAGGCTTCGGACGCGATCGCGCCCGAAGCGCTGGCGGCCGGGTTGACGCCGCACCGGCTGTACGAGATCGCCGTGGCCCGGTGGGTGCTGTTCGACGAGCTGTACTACCCCGAACAGCCCCGTCAGCCGGTTGCGGCCCGCCCGGCGAGCGCGGCACGCACCTTCTCGGCGGGGCCGCGGACGGCGTCCTCCAGCGAGTCGCCCGCGTAG
- a CDS encoding NAD(P)H-binding protein, translated as MSNEIAVTGATGQIGRRVAARLTESGAAPRLLVRGSSAAPALPGTQPVSIGAGYADTLAVRNALEGVGTLFLVSGRESANHVAEHRAVVDAAVAAGVRRVVYLSFLGATADCTFTFGRDHWHTEQYIRGSGLAFTFLRDGFYASMLPALVGPDGVLRGPGGDGRVSAVAPDDVADVAAAVLGDPAAHDGAVYDVTGPAALTLLDAVGELSRRVGRPIRYQPETLAEAYASRAVYGAPEFEVAGWVTSYQAIADGSLSAVSDTVPRVAGHPALTFAQYLDAHPDSYAHLR; from the coding sequence GTGAGCAACGAGATTGCTGTTACCGGTGCGACCGGCCAGATCGGACGTCGAGTTGCCGCCCGGCTGACCGAATCCGGGGCCGCTCCGCGTCTCCTGGTTCGCGGCTCCTCCGCGGCCCCCGCGCTGCCGGGTACGCAGCCGGTGTCGATCGGCGCCGGCTACGCCGACACGCTCGCGGTGCGGAACGCGCTGGAGGGCGTCGGCACGTTGTTCCTGGTTTCCGGACGCGAGTCCGCGAACCACGTCGCCGAGCACCGCGCCGTGGTCGACGCCGCGGTGGCGGCCGGCGTCCGCCGGGTCGTGTACCTGTCGTTCCTCGGCGCCACGGCCGACTGCACGTTCACGTTCGGCCGTGACCACTGGCACACCGAGCAGTACATCCGCGGCTCCGGCCTCGCGTTCACGTTCCTCCGGGACGGCTTCTACGCGTCGATGCTGCCCGCGCTGGTCGGCCCGGACGGCGTCCTGCGGGGGCCGGGCGGCGACGGCCGGGTGAGCGCGGTCGCCCCGGACGACGTCGCGGACGTCGCGGCGGCGGTGCTGGGCGACCCGGCAGCACACGACGGCGCGGTGTACGACGTCACGGGGCCGGCCGCCCTCACGCTCCTGGATGCCGTCGGCGAGCTGAGCCGCCGGGTCGGCCGCCCGATCCGGTACCAGCCGGAGACGCTCGCCGAGGCGTACGCGTCCCGAGCCGTCTACGGCGCGCCGGAGTTCGAGGTCGCCGGCTGGGTGACGTCCTACCAGGCGATCGCGGACGGGTCGCTCAGCGCGGTCAGCGACACCGTGCCACGGGTCGCCGGACACCCCGCCCTGACGTTCGCCCAGTATCTGGACGCCCACCCGGACAGCTACGCCCACCTGCGGTGA
- a CDS encoding acyl-CoA dehydrogenase family protein — MTDRSTAALPDTATDAPQDAEHERWVAVADEVATRLASDVVERDRAGAAPHAEVQLLRGAGLLPLLTPARSGGHGASWFTAFEVVSRIARVDTSIGHVLGYHYLHSWRTRLSRRADVVERLDAGTAEHHWLWGGAGNPRDAGLELVPTEGGYRVHGKKFFATGAEVSDRVIASGTDTATGQKYGFALPTHTDGVVHGGDWDSLGQRVSASGSIGFEGAFLAEEDILGPGEQTDPDAPAYPSLSALGFQVLLALLAVSTAEGALRFGAEYTRTKSRPWATSGVSSAADDPLVRARYGELASQVRAARALTDRAAQAWVAAAGRGWELTHTERGEVSVELSAVKVVTTQAALDATQGVFELTGARATKSGTGLDRFWRDVRTLTLHDPVSYKATEVGDHLLRGAYPEPSGYS, encoded by the coding sequence ATGACCGACCGCTCCACCGCCGCCCTTCCCGACACGGCCACCGACGCACCACAGGACGCCGAGCACGAGCGCTGGGTAGCGGTCGCGGACGAGGTCGCCACGCGCCTCGCCAGCGACGTCGTCGAGCGTGACCGTGCCGGAGCGGCACCGCACGCCGAGGTGCAATTGCTGCGCGGCGCGGGGCTGCTGCCGTTACTGACCCCGGCCCGCAGCGGCGGCCACGGCGCGAGCTGGTTCACCGCGTTCGAGGTCGTCTCCCGGATCGCCAGGGTCGACACCTCGATCGGGCACGTGCTCGGGTACCACTACCTGCACAGCTGGCGGACCCGGCTGAGCCGCCGAGCGGACGTCGTCGAACGTCTCGACGCCGGCACCGCCGAGCACCACTGGCTCTGGGGTGGTGCCGGTAACCCCCGGGACGCCGGGCTGGAGCTGGTACCGACCGAGGGCGGCTACCGCGTGCACGGCAAGAAGTTCTTCGCGACCGGAGCGGAGGTGTCCGACCGGGTGATCGCGTCCGGCACCGACACGGCCACCGGGCAGAAGTACGGGTTCGCGCTGCCGACCCACACCGACGGCGTGGTGCACGGGGGCGACTGGGACTCGCTCGGGCAGCGCGTGTCGGCGTCCGGATCGATCGGCTTCGAGGGCGCGTTCCTGGCCGAGGAGGACATCCTCGGGCCGGGTGAGCAGACCGACCCGGACGCGCCGGCCTACCCCAGCCTGTCGGCGCTGGGCTTCCAGGTGCTACTGGCGCTGCTCGCGGTGTCGACGGCGGAGGGCGCCCTGCGGTTCGGCGCCGAGTACACCCGGACGAAGTCGCGCCCGTGGGCCACGTCGGGGGTTTCGAGTGCGGCCGACGATCCGCTGGTCCGGGCTCGGTACGGAGAGCTGGCCTCCCAGGTGCGGGCCGCCCGGGCACTCACCGACCGCGCGGCGCAGGCGTGGGTCGCCGCGGCCGGGCGTGGGTGGGAGCTGACGCACACCGAGCGCGGCGAGGTCTCGGTGGAGCTGTCCGCGGTGAAGGTCGTCACCACACAGGCCGCGCTGGACGCCACCCAGGGCGTCTTCGAGCTGACCGGCGCCAGGGCGACCAAGAGCGGGACCGGGCTGGACCGCTTCTGGCGCGACGTCCGGACGCTGACGCTCCACGACCCGGTGAGCTACAAGGCGACCGAGGTCGGCGACCACCTGCTCCGCGGCGCCTACCCCGAGCCGTCCGGCTACAGCTGA
- a CDS encoding 1,2-dihydroxy-3-keto-5-methylthiopentene dioxygenase, which translates to MTLLTVWAEDAPGEPELRTEEPSEIAAVLKEHGVRYEQWPLRDLPDESTNEEVLAAYQDRIDGVSKQEGYVMVDVVQMRPSDDPSWPELVRASREKFLDEHTHDDDEDRFFASGSGVFYLHVGGKVHAVFCESGDLLSVPGGTTHWFDMGTNPEYKAVRFFHDEDGWIGNFTGSGISKNFPTYDELAAGR; encoded by the coding sequence GTGACATTACTGACTGTTTGGGCAGAGGATGCCCCGGGCGAGCCGGAGCTGCGGACCGAGGAGCCGTCGGAGATCGCGGCGGTTCTGAAGGAGCACGGCGTCCGTTACGAACAGTGGCCGCTCCGGGATCTTCCGGACGAGTCCACGAACGAAGAGGTCCTCGCGGCGTACCAGGACCGGATCGACGGGGTGAGCAAGCAAGAGGGCTACGTCATGGTGGACGTCGTCCAGATGCGCCCCAGCGACGACCCGTCGTGGCCGGAGCTGGTGCGGGCGTCCCGGGAGAAGTTCCTGGACGAGCACACCCACGACGACGACGAGGACCGGTTCTTCGCGTCCGGATCCGGGGTGTTCTACCTGCACGTCGGCGGCAAGGTGCACGCCGTCTTCTGCGAGTCGGGAGACCTGCTGTCGGTGCCGGGCGGCACCACGCACTGGTTCGACATGGGGACGAACCCGGAGTACAAGGCCGTGCGGTTCTTCCACGACGAGGACGGCTGGATCGGCAACTTCACCGGCAGCGGCATCTCGAAGAACTTCCCCACGTACGACGAGCTCGCCGCGGGCCGGTAA
- a CDS encoding substrate-binding domain-containing protein, with protein MPTTTPARRPRRTMLFATSAIAALLAVASCSQSDSTESDASSSPSTGPSASAPLPSPFNGDPVTVALVRQSGAGDYFEAWGQGAQKQAAAANIKLTITDARNDNAKQASDLQQAIDSKPAAIIVDHGQTDTIAPLVKKAVAAGIPTIVYDVALPADVTGYINTSQSDESLAQAVLDQMIKDIGQGQKVGLVSATGFAPLDRRGAVWKKVVADNKLQQAFFTGKVTESTATDNIPLVDAALKQHPDVKAIFAPYDEITKGVVQAVKQNNLQDKVKVYGIDISNADLEVMTAAGSPWVATAATDPGQIGAAVVRTIALKLAGQFNESSVQFPGVLITQQLLKEKSITTVGDVVKAQPELKLDKISVADWLPNAA; from the coding sequence GTGCCAACCACGACCCCCGCCCGGCGTCCGCGCCGGACCATGCTGTTCGCGACCAGCGCTATCGCCGCGCTGCTCGCCGTCGCTTCCTGCTCGCAGAGCGACTCTACGGAGAGTGACGCTTCGTCCTCGCCGTCCACCGGCCCGAGCGCCAGCGCTCCTCTCCCGAGCCCGTTCAACGGTGACCCTGTCACGGTAGCTCTCGTCCGGCAGAGCGGCGCCGGCGACTACTTCGAGGCGTGGGGCCAGGGCGCACAGAAGCAGGCCGCGGCCGCCAACATCAAGTTGACGATCACCGACGCCCGGAACGACAACGCCAAGCAGGCGTCCGACCTCCAGCAGGCGATCGACTCCAAGCCCGCGGCGATCATCGTCGACCACGGCCAGACCGACACGATCGCCCCGCTGGTGAAGAAGGCCGTCGCCGCGGGCATCCCGACGATCGTCTACGACGTCGCGTTGCCCGCCGACGTCACCGGCTACATCAACACCAGCCAGTCCGACGAGAGCCTCGCCCAGGCCGTCCTCGACCAAATGATCAAGGACATCGGTCAGGGCCAGAAGGTCGGGCTGGTCTCGGCCACCGGATTCGCCCCGCTCGACCGGCGTGGCGCGGTCTGGAAGAAGGTCGTCGCCGACAACAAGCTCCAGCAGGCGTTCTTCACCGGCAAGGTCACCGAGTCCACGGCGACCGACAACATCCCGCTGGTCGACGCCGCGCTCAAGCAGCACCCGGACGTCAAGGCGATCTTCGCGCCGTACGACGAGATCACCAAGGGCGTCGTCCAGGCCGTCAAGCAGAACAACCTGCAGGACAAGGTCAAGGTCTACGGCATCGACATCTCGAACGCCGACCTCGAGGTGATGACCGCCGCGGGCAGCCCGTGGGTGGCCACCGCCGCGACCGACCCGGGCCAGATCGGCGCCGCGGTCGTCCGCACGATCGCGCTGAAGCTCGCCGGCCAGTTCAACGAGTCCTCGGTGCAGTTCCCGGGTGTGCTGATCACCCAGCAGCTGCTCAAGGAGAAGAGCATCACCACGGTCGGCGACGTCGTGAAGGCGCAGCCGGAGCTGAAGCTCGACAAGATCTCGGTGGCAGACTGGCTTCCGAACGCCGCCTGA
- a CDS encoding sugar ABC transporter ATP-binding protein, which yields MPRTAISVRGVGKSFGPNVVLRGVDLEITGGEVVALLGANGAGKSTLIKILAGAHPDHTGEILIDGSPVRLGSPSEARARGIATVHQRVREGIVPGLSVAENLAFDELAGGGSSWLLRRREVQTVARRAVEVLDLGWSDAVLRRDVATLGISDAQLLVVARTLLQRPRLLILDEPTSALSSAEAERLFGVVRQLRADGLAVVLVSHRLGEVDAIADRAVVLRDGRVTADVTKPLSWPVILPAMLGESAEGLRTTVLGDGAVTEPDPAVAEPDAAAAEPAAAAAEPAAAAAPGDTVVRLRGVRLFVESPAIDLDLNNGEVTGIVGLIGAGKSELAHGLFGSATWPAGTAAFTDLPRAPRSPAEAIRGGVFLVPEDRADQALLPGWSIQRTLSLPFITKVSSRLGVLAGGIERDRATTVIEKLGIVARGPRTELNELSGGNQQKVVVGRWLVENARLLLLDEPFRGVDLGARRDIGEQVRAVAAAGGAAVVLSADVDELLEIADRVLVLVEGALTLDSPVSQVSRDDVVRAFSGEIA from the coding sequence ATGCCCCGCACCGCTATCTCGGTGCGGGGCGTCGGTAAATCGTTCGGTCCGAACGTCGTCCTGCGCGGCGTCGACCTGGAGATCACCGGCGGCGAGGTCGTCGCGCTGCTCGGTGCCAACGGTGCCGGCAAATCGACGCTGATCAAGATCCTGGCGGGTGCGCACCCCGACCACACCGGCGAGATCCTCATCGACGGCTCGCCGGTGCGGCTGGGCTCGCCGAGCGAAGCGCGTGCCCGGGGCATCGCCACCGTGCACCAGCGGGTGCGTGAGGGCATCGTCCCTGGCCTGAGCGTCGCCGAGAACCTCGCCTTCGACGAACTCGCCGGAGGCGGTTCGTCCTGGCTCCTCCGCCGGCGGGAGGTGCAGACCGTTGCCCGCCGCGCGGTCGAGGTGCTCGACCTCGGTTGGTCGGACGCTGTGCTCCGCCGCGACGTCGCGACGCTGGGCATCTCCGACGCTCAGCTGCTGGTCGTCGCCCGCACGCTGCTGCAGCGGCCGCGGCTGCTGATCCTCGACGAGCCGACGTCCGCGCTCTCGTCCGCCGAGGCCGAGCGGCTGTTCGGCGTCGTGCGGCAGTTGCGCGCGGACGGGCTGGCCGTGGTGCTGGTCTCGCACCGCCTCGGCGAGGTGGACGCGATCGCCGACCGGGCCGTGGTGCTGCGGGACGGTCGGGTCACCGCCGACGTGACCAAGCCGCTGAGCTGGCCGGTGATCCTTCCGGCGATGCTCGGCGAGAGCGCCGAGGGCCTCCGCACGACCGTTCTCGGCGACGGTGCTGTGACCGAGCCCGACCCAGCTGTGGCCGAGCCCGACGCCGCTGCAGCCGAGCCCGCCGCGGCTGCAGCCGAGCCCGCCGCGGCCGCGGCACCCGGTGACACCGTGGTGCGGCTCCGTGGCGTCCGACTGTTCGTTGAATCACCGGCGATCGACCTGGACCTGAACAACGGCGAGGTCACCGGCATCGTCGGGCTGATCGGGGCGGGGAAGTCCGAACTCGCGCACGGCCTGTTCGGCTCGGCGACCTGGCCGGCCGGAACGGCCGCGTTCACCGACCTGCCGCGGGCGCCGCGCTCCCCCGCCGAGGCCATCCGCGGCGGGGTGTTCCTGGTGCCGGAGGACCGCGCCGACCAGGCGCTGCTCCCCGGCTGGTCGATCCAGCGGACGCTGAGCCTCCCGTTCATCACGAAGGTGTCCAGCCGCCTGGGCGTGCTGGCTGGCGGCATCGAGCGGGATCGCGCCACGACCGTCATCGAGAAGCTCGGCATCGTGGCCCGTGGCCCGCGCACCGAGCTGAACGAACTGTCCGGCGGCAACCAGCAGAAGGTCGTCGTCGGCCGCTGGCTGGTCGAGAACGCGCGGCTCCTGCTGCTCGACGAACCGTTCCGCGGCGTCGACCTGGGTGCTCGCCGCGACATCGGCGAGCAGGTCCGGGCCGTCGCGGCGGCCGGTGGCGCGGCCGTGGTGCTCTCTGCCGACGTCGACGAATTGCTCGAGATCGCCGACCGCGTTCTCGTCCTGGTCGAGGGTGCTCTGACCCTCGACTCCCCCGTTTCACAGGTCAGCCGCGACGACGTCGTGCGGGCCTTCTCCGGAGAGATCGCGTGA